A part of Loxodonta africana isolate mLoxAfr1 chromosome 11, mLoxAfr1.hap2, whole genome shotgun sequence genomic DNA contains:
- the SIGLEC15 gene encoding sialic acid-binding Ig-like lectin 15, which yields MNNSFRKSSQLSQERIPHPPCPLPCLLSWKIIRAVPLLVFHMTKPHGSHLIRPLAAWLPLPSVFSFRRAQRALQTWAHCPPPPTFVPPHPHPHQRESHRWPGPVWGCPRVPGCSGSMEGPIQLLVCLACIIPMGSCVETKRDTTGNPLNTEVHSAPSQRWSMQVPAEVSAVAGNAAVLPCTFTHPHGHYAGPLTVIWRAGEPYAGPQVFRCAAARGSELCQTALSRHGRFRLLGNPRRNDLSLRVERLVPADAGRYFCRVEFAGDVHDRYESRHGVRLRVTAPPRIINISVLPGPTHTFHALCTAEGEPPPALVWSGPALGNSSATVPVPAHGHQVTAELPELAHDGRYTCTAANSLGRAEASVYLFRFRGTSGASALALPLGALGLKALLLLGVLAARAARHRPEHPVTQDTPPRPQAQESNYENLNQMSPRSPPAAVCSPCSP from the exons ATGAACAACAGTTTTCGAAAAAGCAGCCAGTTGTCACAGGAAAGGATTCCACATCCTCCCTGCCCACTTCCCTGTTTGCTGTCCTGGAAAATCATCCGAGCAGTTCCCCTCTTGGTTTTCCACATGACTAAGCCCCACGGGTCTCATCTTATCAGACCTCTGGCTGCCTGGCTGCCTCTCCCCAGTGTCTTCAGCTTCCGCAGAGCCCAGCGGGCCCTGCAGACCTGGGCACACTGCCCACCCCCTCCCACCTTCGTTcctccacacccacacccacaccaaAGAGAGTCTCACCGGTGGCCTGGCCCAGTGTGGGGGTGTCCCAGGGTCCCTGGATGCTCAGGCAGCATGGAAGGACCCATCCAACTCCTGGTCTGCCTggcctgcatcatccccatgg GGTCATGTGTGGAAACTAAAAGAGATACTACCGGGAACCCACTCAACACAGAGGTGCACA GCGCGCCGTCGCAGCGCTGGTCCATGCAGGTGCCGGCCGAGGTGAGCGCGGTGGCGGGCAACGCGGCGGTGCTGCCCTGCACCTTCACGCACCCGCATGGGCATTACGCCGGGCCGCTGACGGTCATCTGGCGCGCTGGCGAGCCCTACGCCGGGCCGCAGGTGTTCCGCTGTGCGGCGGCGCGGGGCAGCGAGCTCTGCCAGACGGCGCTGAGCCGCCACGGCCGCTTCCGCCTGCTGGGCAACCCGCGCCGCAACGACCTGTCGCTGCGCGTGGAGCGCCTCGTCCCCGCCGACGCTGGCCGCTACTTCTGCCGCGTCGAGTTCGCTGGCGACGTCCACGACCGCTACGAGAGCCGCCACGGCGTCCGGCTCCGCGTTACGG CCCCGCCGCGGATCATCAACATCTCGGTGCTGCCGGGCCCCACGCACACCTTCCACGCGCTCTGCACGGCCGAGGGGGAGCCGCCGCCCGCCCTCGTATGGTCCGGCCCGGCCCTGGGCAACAGCTCGGCCACCGTACCTGTCCCCGCTCACGGCCACCAGGTGACAGCCGAGCTGCCGGAGCTGGCCCACGACGGCCGCTACACGTGCACGGCCGCCAACAGCCTGGGCCGCGCAGAGGCCAGCGTCTACTTGTTCCGTTTCCGCGGCACCAGCGGGGCCTCGGCGCTCGCCCTGCCGCTCGGCGCGCTCGGCCTCAAGGCCCTGCTGTTGCTCGGCGTCCTGGCCGCCCGCGCTGCCCGCCACCGCCCAG